The DNA sequence TTactgtttatttttaaaaatataaaaagagtaaaattgataatttcgaacattcatttaaaaattatataattttattaaataataataaaaatattgataaaatttttaataataaaaaatatttataattatgttaaatttgtgATGGTGATCTAacgaaaaaacaaaatagtaaaAGACAAAGCGTGAGACCCCCGAAagggaaaaacaaaacaaaacaatataGGAATGAGTTTTCCTTCTTCACACATAATTTGTAGTCTACGACGCACTCCACACTAACAAGAAAACACGCACACAAAGAATTGATTGGAGAAGAGCTGACAGCCGCAGGATGTAataaacaaatccaaacaaagaCACTCGCATCTTCAACACCACAACgattactctctctctctctctctctctctatattataaaaccaaaacaaaagcGAAAGTAAAACACATTTGAAATCCCACACCAGACCCACGCAGCCACGTTCCTCTGACTCTCTCGGTTCTCATCGGAGAAGGTCGAGAAGAGGAGGAGAGCAGAGGGATAGGGCGGCCCCGACTGCTCCAGCCCTAACCTctcttttgatttgatttattggAATCCTTATGCTCGTCGTAATCGCGGTggtataagaaaatataattgacgtagattttatttttgttttacgTATAATTAAGAAGGAAGATGAGTGGTCCGCCGGCTCCGCCGGCTCCGAGACGCAACAGTGTGGCCCAGAGGCGCAGTTCCTCTTCCGTGAAGAAGTCGTCGGCGGCTTCTTCTGAGAACGGCTCCGTCAGTAATGGGGCCAATGCTAAGCCGTCCTCCCCTTCCAACTCGTAAGCTTCCCACAGATAGATTACCtgtttatattattcatatatggttcattgtttttttttttgtttttttggatGGAGATTTGAGTTTGATTATTGATATGTTTGGGTAGACGTATATTGGGACTTGAAGGTGAAAGTCAAAATCGTTGTACAGGATGAGGTTTTAGTGGGAAACGTTCATTTGCTCGAAGCCCGTGTTACATGCAAGATTTGGAATAGTAGTTAACTGGAAGAACACTGATTATTAGAGAGTGAGATGAGAAGCACTGCAGCTTTTGTGTAATCTATTTTAGATAAAAGGTACTGAAGAATTGGAATTGATTTAGAGGATTGGTGCTACTgcttaattagtaaaatacaGATACCATAAAATTTCTCCTATAATTTTGGCAGGCCATGTCGTTTTGTCGCATGCACCCTAAAACGCTTGCTTTGAGTGGAATTTGACTGAGACGACCAAATTGCCCTTGATTGAATGTGGATTATGCATACATGATCTTCTCTAATGGGGCAAAATGGTGAAATTGGCCTTTTCTATGAAGGTGCTATCTCTTGATTGTATTGTGTTTGCATGTATGGTATATGGAAGTATGGACATTTACGGGACAATCACCCCTTCTCTCCTTTACCTTTGTGCTTGGACCTGTGCTGTGTCTCATTTTGTTGAACTTTTATGCTTAggatttattatgatttcttatatatgtatgtgtatttaAGTGATCATGTGTATGCTTTTATATGTGTTGTCTTACACCATTTGATTACATTATGTTCGAACAGTTTTTTTATCTAGTATATCAAGTTGATAGACTTTCGGTTACCATTATTTACTTGTCATTTTCTGTACCTATATACTTGGATGTTTACTCAAACTCAATTGGTAACTTGTATGGAACCCATATGATCTGGGATCGACTGTGTTTGGTTTGCGTGTGTTCATGCATGTCTAGTGTTGCGGAGAGGACGGTGAAGAAACTCCGGTTATCTAAGGCACTTACAATTCCTGAGGGGACGACAGTGTTGGATGCCTGTAGAAGGATGGCAGCCAGGCGCGTGGATGCTGTTCTGCTTACCGATGCTAATGCCTTGCTTTCTGGAATTGTTACTGATAAGGTACTCATATCATGGGCATTCTGAACGAAATTCTGTTTTTCTGCTTCATTCTTCTGTTTGTTTTTAGTTCTTTCGTTTATCAGTTTTCTTAAGTGGAAGCAAAACGGAGAAAGGATTCGAAGATGATGGTGCTGCATATGCTAATGAGATGAACTTAAACTGATCCTTATGCTTTTTTGCAATTATTGAGATGGAATGTGCAGcagtatcaatttaattttactgaAACTCTTGTGCGCAGGACATAGCAACCAGGGTAATAGCTGAGGAATTGAGGCCCGAGCAGACAGTAATTTCAAAAGTGATGACTAGAAATCCTATTTTTGTGAACGCAGACTCTTTGGCTATTGAGGCTTTGCAGAAGATGGTCCAAGGTTGATATTTTCCATGCCTTGTTTGCTTCGGGAGTATTTCTATGCTGTTTGCCCAGAAATTATGATTTGGTAGTGAACTAGAGCTTAGGTATTTGGCTGTGCATGCAAGTATTTAAGCATTGATTAAAATTGTTGTAAGAATGGCCAACTTTAGCAAGTTATTATGTTAACCTCCCTTCAGGTTTGATGCTGTAACCCTTCCTCTTTCTAATTCATCTGATACTTTGCTTTGTCCAGAAACACAAATGCGGCTGATATTTTGCTTCGTTCAAAAGCACAAATGTTCATTGCTAATTACTTCTTTTACTGTTCGCATTTTTATTGACATATTTGTTACTTATAATTACTGTTCactgatttattttctttaacagGGAAATTCCGGCACCTCCCTGTTGTTGAGAATGGTGAAGTTATAGCACTGTTAGATATCACAAAATGCCTATATGATGCTATATCAAGAATGGAGAAGGCTGCTGAGCAGGGAAGTGCTATTGCAGCTGCAGTTGAAGGTGTAGAACGCCAATTTGGAAGCAATTTCTCCGGTTAGTTCCAAATTCAATGTTTATTTGCTATTGATATTGGTTTCTATATTAGGAtgataaactatatttttccaaacgacaaagaaaaataaaattatcccttCAGTGTTAGAGAAGTAATTCTGACTTGCAGTTCTTCATTTCCTTGCAAATCCTATATTCTTGTGAAGGTTGATTAATTTGCAAGTGATTTTTGCTGTCAGTAAGGtccattttctttctatctGCATGAAGGAAGCCCTTGGGTGATTGTAGAGTTGACTCACACAACATCCTTTACACTTTGCATCAGCATATTATGAACTTGCAAATATTAAACTTTAATAGGGTAAAAATTACCTATTCTGGGACATGCCTTTCGTTTGTTCATTATAATGCTTCATTGTTGCAAATGGAAGTAGTGAAAggaatataatagaaaaattgatgatTGTGCCTTGTCTATCCTTATGGTTCTTCTAGGATCTTATATGAAATCAGTGCAACAACTCAGCATAAACTGGCCTGGAAAATTGTTGCAGCTAAACTGCATTTCGGAGATACTTAAGCCCAACGCTCAATGTAGTAGACTAGTGCCAATTTAATCCATATAATAAGTTTAAAGCAGCTCATACTAGCTATGTATTAGTTTTTGCAGTTTACAgcatttcataaattttcatgttCATTGTATCGTCTAGTATTGTCTTTCTGTTTGCATAACATCGAATACTGATAAAAAactttcattctttctttgcCTTTCAGCACCATCAGCTTTGATAGAAACACTTAGGGAACGCATGTTCAAGCCTTCTCTATCCGCTATCATCTCCGAAAATTCTAGGTAAATTGTACTTGCTGAGGATCTTCCTCTCTGTGATGCTACAGTTTCCCTGACATTGTTTTCGCTACTAAGTCTGTAATATTGTCACGTCTTCAGGGTTGCAACTGTATCTCCTCAAGATCCTGTTTATGTTGCTGCTAAAAGAATGCGTGAATTACGGGTCAATTCAGTTCTTGTTATGACAGGAAACAGTATGCAGGGGATTCTCACGTATAATCTTTTGATCAGAAAACTTGCTTGCTCTAAAATGATATGTGGTCTTCTGCAAATGATTAAGCTCATGtttaaattttggaaatttGTTTCAGCTCAAAAGATATACTCATGCGAGTTGTGTCCCAAAACCTTTCTCCTGAGCTAACTCTAGTGGAGAAGGTATGCCAGCTTCTTTTACTTTCATGGTTCTTATCAAATATGCAGCATGCTTCTCTCATATTGCATCAATTACTTGACTAACTTTTATGCTTTTGCCCCTCATTCTAAATGGAAAGTTATTATGAGGCTTTATTTCCAGCTTACTTAGCACTATTTTTATCAGATGAATCATATAACTTTCTGACAGATTTCTTTAACATTGAAGCAATTTTGATAGTTGTTTTCTTGGTTTGCCCATTTCGGAATTACTTGTGTGGATGCATGACtagtaaattattcttaatttgcTGTGTGTTTGTAATCTCTAATTGTTGATGTCATGAAACTCATAGCTCAGTCTATGGTCCCCCGCCCCTTGGTCTTTATTTTGAGCTTGTTGTGACTGTGGTGGGATTATTTCTGCACTTTTCTTCTTGACTACGAAGAGTACTAGTGATTCCCCtttcacaaatttaatttcatggaTCTAATGAAATAGTTTCCTTAACTTTCACCTGATTATCATGGTTGTTGGTTAAGATGTCTCTGTTAACTTATTGTGCTTTCATGCCACTTCCTTTTCTCAAGGTAATGACGCCTAACCCTGAATCTGCGGCGCTGGAGACAACAATTCTTGAGGCATTGCATATCATGCATGATGGGAAATTTTTGCATCTTCCTGTTGTTGACAAAGGTGAGTACTACATTAAATTCTCTTTTCCATTCTcaaaaatttttaacattattttctTGGCAGATGGAGGCATTGCTGCCTGTCTGGATGTTTTGCAGATAACTCATGCAGCAATTTCTATGGTAAAGTTCTTTTCTGTTGATTGCCACATCACGCCCCCTTAAATTTTTGGCGTAGTGACTTGTACTCAACTAGTGATTGATACACCTCTAAATTTACTGATAGAAGCTTTTTAACATAAACTGCATAGTGTATACTACCTAACAATTCTTGGTGAGATGAGAACTTTGCCTACTCACATGTATACCCTATCCTAAGCACTCTCTTGGTTTTCTTGTCCTGAAATAATGTTCTGATAACCTAAGAGGACTCTTTCAGACGTGGAACTGAATACTTATCTTGTCCGAAGTGGCTGCATACTAGTCAAGGGGTactggtttatatatatatatatatttatattctgaTTTTGAGGGATGAAAATGTCAATCAGAATTTATGCTGTCCTCGTCAACCTGTGTATAAAACATACTGCTAAGTTTTGGATTCATCTTTCTATTTggcattttcaatataaaaaaagcgtaaaatacaataataagttgtcgtgagatttgacataattacaaatacc is a window from the Sesamum indicum cultivar Zhongzhi No. 13 linkage group LG15, S_indicum_v1.0, whole genome shotgun sequence genome containing:
- the LOC105178050 gene encoding CBS domain-containing protein CBSCBSPB3 isoform X2; amino-acid sequence: MSGPPAPPAPRRNSVAQRRSSSSVKKSSAASSENGSVSNGANAKPSSPSNSVAERTVKKLRLSKALTIPEGTTVLDACRRMAARRVDAVLLTDANALLSGIVTDKDIATRVIAEELRPEQTVISKVMTRNPIFVNADSLAIEALQKMVQGKFRHLPVVENGEVIALLDITKCLYDAISRMEKAAEQGSAIAAAVEGVERQFGSNFSAPSALIETLRERMFKPSLSAIISENSRVATVSPQDPVYVAAKRMRELRVNSVLVMTGNSMQGILTSKDILMRVVSQNLSPELTLVEKVMTPNPESAALETTILEALHIMHDGKFLHLPVVDKDGGIAACLDVLQITHAAISMVESSSGTGNDIANTVLQNFWDSALNLEPPDDFDTHSEMSMPQYATSEGVEQAKSAYPSLGLGNSFSFKFKDQKGRVHRFNFGTDSLSELVSAVMQRVGASSDQSCPQLLYEDDEGDKVLLTTDGDLLSAVTHARSAGQKILRLHLEYYDSSQETTKPSSDTVVAEKGGAASLHYGIFAGAVALTSIGVLVYLKRSTL
- the LOC105178050 gene encoding CBS domain-containing protein CBSCBSPB3 isoform X1, which gives rise to MSGPPAPPAPRRNSVAQRRSSSSVKKSSAASSENGSVSNGANAKPSSPSNSVAERTVKKLRLSKALTIPEGTTVLDACRRMAARRVDAVLLTDANALLSGIVTDKDIATRVIAEELRPEQTVISKVMTRNPIFVNADSLAIEALQKMVQGKFRHLPVVENGEVIALLDITKCLYDAISRMEKAAEQGSAIAAAVEGVERQFGSNFSAPSALIETLRERMFKPSLSAIISENSRVATVSPQDPVYVAAKRMRELRVNSVLVMTGNSMQGILTSKDILMRVVSQNLSPELTLVEKVMTPNPESAALETTILEALHIMHDGKFLHLPVVDKDGGIAACLDVLQITHAAISMVESSSGTGNDIANTVLQNFWDSALNLEPPDDFDTHSEMSMPQYATSEGVEQAKSAYPSLGLGNSFSFKFKDQKGRVHRFNFGTDSLSELVSAVMQRVGASSDQSCPQLLYEDDEGDKVLLTTDGDLLSAVTHARSAGQKGISKCQQILRLHLEYYDSSQETTKPSSDTVVAEKGGAASLHYGIFAGAVALTSIGVLVYLKRSTL